GTCTCCTCGGGGCCTACCCAGCCGTGATACGTGACACGCGGATCATCGGCGCGTAGATTCACGCCTCCCCGGACTGCCGTGCCGAAGATATGCACGCGCAGGCCGTCCTTCAAACGCGGGATGGCGCCAAGCAGAATGTCGAATCCCTTCTGATAGTCGAGCCTGCCGAAATAGCCGACCTGAATCGACACGCCGGCATCCGGTGTCGCCGGATGCCCGGCACCGCGCTCCACCGCAATGTCGGCGGAAATACCGGTGTACACGAGATCGATTCTGTCGAGCGGGATGCGGTAGCGTCGGGCGGCGCGCACTTCGTCGAAGGACATGCACAGGATCCGCGTGCATCGTTTGGACAGGGCCCGTTCGACCCCTGCAAAGAGATGCCGCATGGCTGCCGGCGTATCGCGTTTCATGAAGGACCACGCGTGCGGCGTATAGAGCACCCGCTCCGTGTCGCGATATCGGCTCAAGCGGACGTAAACGCCCGGATAGGTACTGTGGCAATGAATCACGTCCGCGCCGATGTCATCGATCAGCGCCTTCAGCCGCCGGGCGACCACCGGAAACAGCAGCGGATTCCGGCTCGATCGATAGTGAACCACCGACACGTCCGCGATACCCACCTCCACCTGCGCGAGATTCATCGGATCGC
The genomic region above belongs to Paraburkholderia edwinii and contains:
- a CDS encoding glycosyltransferase family 4 protein, producing MKIVHVVETWIGGIASYVRALMIEQRNLGHEVILLCDPMNLAQVEVGIADVSVVHYRSSRNPLLFPVVARRLKALIDDIGADVIHCHSTYPGVYVRLSRYRDTERVLYTPHAWSFMKRDTPAAMRHLFAGVERALSKRCTRILCMSFDEVRAARRYRIPLDRIDLVYTGISADIAVERGAGHPATPDAGVSIQVGYFGRLDYQKGFDILLGAIPRLKDGLRVHIFGTAVRGGVNLRADDPRVTYHGWVGPEETSRAMKQMDVIVVPSRWEGMALVPIEAMRAGKVLVVSNEGSLPEQVIHGYNGLMLRELTSECLAEQLNALSLEECRRMGANARHVFDHAFHADRFFRSMMSCYESA